In Streptomyces venezuelae, the sequence GGTGACCCGGCTGCGCACCCAGATCGAACCGTTCCTGTCCTTCGAGGGCGAGAACGCGGCGCTGATGGTGAACAACCTGGACTGGACGGCGGGCCTGTCCGCCATCGAGTTCCTGCGGGACATCGGCAAGCACTTCCGCGTCAACAAGATGCTGACGAAGGACTCGGTCGCCAAGCGGCTCGACTCCGACCAGGGCATCAGCTACACCGAGTTCAGCTACCAGCTCCTCCAGGGCATGGACTTCCTGGAGCTGTACCGGCGCTACGGCTGCGTGCTGCAGCAGGGCGGCTCCGACCAGTGGGGCAACCTGACGGCCGGACTCGACCTGATCCACCGGGTCGAGCCGGGCGCGGTCGTGCACGCGCTGGCCACGCCGCTGATGGTGAAGGCGGACGGCACCAAGTTCGGCAAGTCCGAGAGCGGCGCCGTGTGGCTCGACCCGGAGATGACCACGCCGTACGCGTTCTACCAGTTCTGGCTGAACGTGGACGACCGGGACATCTCCACCTACATGCGGATCCTGTCCTTCAAGTCCCGTGAGGAGCTGGAGGAGCTGGAGGCGCAGACCGCCGAGCGGCCGCAGGCGCGCGCCGCCCAGCGGGCGCTGGCCGAGGAGCTGACCACGCTCGTGCACGGCGCCGACCAGTGCGCCGCCGTGATCGCGGCGTCGAAGGCGCTGTTCGGCCAGGGCGACCTGGCGGAACTGGACGAGGCCACGCTGGCGGCGGCCCTGTCCGAGCTGCCGCACGCCAAGGTCGCTGAGCTCGGCCTGGTGGTGGACCTGCTCGCGGAGACCGGCCTGGTCGCGAGCAAGTCGGCCGGCCGCCGGACCGTGAAGGAGGGCGGCGCCTACGTGAACAACGCGAAGGTCTCCGCCGAGGACGCGGTCCCCGCCCGGGAGGACCTGCTCCACGGGCGCTGGCTGGTGCTGCGCCGGGGCAAGAAGAACCTTGCCGCGGTGGAGGTCACCGGCGCCTGACGCGTCGTGGACGCGGCGGACCCGTAACGGCACGGCACACGGCGGAGGGGCCGGTTCGGACTTCACGGTCCGGGCCGGCCCCTCCGTCATGTGCCGCGGGTCCTGCCCCGGGCCAGAGGTCCTGCGGGGCGGCTCAGGTCATCTGACGGCTGCCGCCGCGCATCGCCTTGTAGGCCATTTCACCGAGGAAGACGAAGAGGACCGCTCCCGCGAGCTGCAGCAGGTGCCGGGTCCAGTCGATGCCGCGGGTGTCGGCGACACCGATCCAGCCCGCGACGGCGTTGCCGAGGACGCTGCCGATGATGCCCATCAGCGTGGTCAGCCAGAGGGGCTGGTGCTGTTTGCCCGGCAGGATGGCCTTGGCTATCAGCCCCAGCACGAAACCGACGATGATCGCCCACAACCAAGACATGTCGAGCCTCCTCCTGGCGCGGTGTGCGCACGTGGGCCCAGTTTCGACCCGTCCGGCGTACGACGCATTTCGGACGGTTCCGTACGGGGGTCCCCCCTCTCCTCCGGTCCCGGGGCGGGCGTACCGTGGGAGGGACCGGGCCGGGAGTGCCCGGCGGGCGATCGGGTGGTGGAGCGTGGAGCGGACGAAGCGGCAGAAGCGGAACGGGGCCGAGGTCTTCCGGATCACCGGCGCGCGGATGGGGCTCGCCGAGGACGTGCGGGGCCGCCAGCGCCGGTACGTGATCTCGATGGCGATCAGGACCCTGTCGGTCATCGCGACCGTGCTGTTGTGGGACGTGCAGCGCCCGGTGGCCATCCTGACGCTCGTGGCCGGGGCACTGCTCCCCTACGTGGCCGTGGTCATCGCCAATGCCGGGCGCGAGTCGACGCCTTCCCTGCCCTCGCACTTCGTCCCGGCCCCCGTACGGCCGGCGCTGGACGCGGGAAACCTCAAGAAAAGCTCAGATCAATCGTGAAGTTCCGGTGCACTCCACCGGGTCCTGCGTGACATACTGCTCACGCGCTCCGCATCCCCCGTCGGAGCGACGGACCGACGCCGGGCAGCTCCCCCCGTGGCTGCTCGGCGTCGCCATTCCGTTCTAATGTGGGGCTGTGACTTCCTCCAACGCCCCCGGCTCCGAAGAGACTCCCACCTGCTCGGCCAAGGGCTGCCGCGACGCGGCCGTGTGGGTCCTGGCGTGGAACAACCCGACGCTGCACACGCCGGAGCGGCGCAAGACCTGGCTGGCGTGCGAGGAGCACCGCGAGCACCTCTCCCAGTTCCTGGGCGTGCGCGGTTTCCTGAAGGACGTCGTGAAGCTGGACGAGTGGGTGCAGCCGGAGGGCTCGGAGCGCCCGCGCTGACCGGACGTGACCCGAGCCGATGCGGCCGAACCGGTGTGGCTCGGGCCGGTCCCGGCCCGAGCCGGCCCGGGACCCGGTCAGCCGCCGATCGCGGACATCGGGCGGTCGGGCTGCAGGAAGGACGGGTCGTCGAGACCGGACCCGGCCTTCTTGCCCCACATCGCGACCTTCCACAGCCGGGCGATCTCCTCGTCCGGGGCGCCCGAGCGCAGGGCCGCACGCAGATCCGACTCCTCGGTCGCGAACAGGCACGTACGCACCTGGCCGTCGGCCGTGAGCCGGGTACGGTCGCAGGCTCCGCAGAACGGGCGGGTGACCGAGGCGATGACCCCGACGGTGGCCGGCCCTCCGTCGACCACCCAGCGCTCGGCGGGGGCGGAGCCGCGCTCGGCGGCGCCTTCCTCGGTGAGCGTGAAGCGGGTGCGCAGGGACTCCAGGATGTCCCCGGCGGTGATCATGCCGTCGCGCTTCCAGCCGTGCTGGGCGTCGAGCGGCATCTGCTCGATGAAGCGGAGTTCGTACGCGTTCTCCACGGCCCAGGCCAGCAGGTCGGGGGCCTCGTCGTCGTTGAGGCCGGGCATGAGCACGGCGTTGACCTTGACGGGGGTGAGACCGGCCTCGCGGGCCGCGGCCATGCCCTCGATGACGTCCTTGTGCCGGTCGCGGCGGGTGAGGGTCTTGAAGACCTCGGGGCGCAGGGTGTCCAGGGACACGTTCACCCGGTCCAGCCCGGCGGCCTTCAGGGCCTGCGCGGTGCGCCGCAGGCCTATGCCGTTGGTGGTCAGCGACATCTTGGGGCGGGGCTCCAGGGCCGCGCAGCGCTCGACGATCCCGACCAGCCCGGGCCGCAGCAGCGGCTCGCCGCCGGTGAACCTCACCTCGGTGATGCCGAGGTGGGTGACCGCGATGCGGATCAGCCGGACGATCTCGTCGTCACTGAGCAGGTCCGACTTGCCGAGCCACTGCAGCCCCTCTTCGGGCATGCAGTAGGTGCAGCGCAGATTGCACCGGTCGGTCAGTGAGACGCGCAGGTCAGTGGCCACGCGGCCATAGGTGTCGAGAAGCACTGTGGGCCCCCTCCCCTGTCCGGAAGTAGAGGTACGCGCGGACATTGGATCTACTTCACGCGTTCTAATTCGAGACTACGTGACCTGTGTGTCATCCAGTGGTGCCCGAACGAACGAGACGTGACGTGGCCGCGTCGTAGGGATCTACCACGCGGCCACGCTCGGTGTTCGGACGATGTCAGTGCGCCCCTGTTCCGGTGAGGGAACGCACCTCCAGCTCGGCGAACTTCTGCGGGTCGGCCTCCTCCTTGGAGAGGACGGTTCCCAGCCAGCCCAGCAGGAAGCCGAGGGGGATGGAGATGATCCCCGGGTTCTCCAGCGGGAACCAGAAGAAGTCCGCGTCCTTGAACATGGAGGTGGGCTTCCCGGACACGACCGGGGAGAACAGCACGAGGCCGACCGCCGAGACCAGGCCGCCGTAGATGGACCAGAGCGCGCCCTGGGTGGTGAAGCGCTTCCAGAACAGGCTGTAGAGGATCGTCGGCAGGTTCGCGGAGGCGGCGACCGCGAAGGCGAGCGCGACCAGGCCGGCCACGTTCAGGTCGCGGGCCAGTGCGCCGAGGCCGATGGCGACGGCCCCGATGACGACGGTGGACCAGCGGGCCGCGCGCATCTCCTCCTTCTCCGTGGCCTTGCCCTTG encodes:
- the moaA gene encoding GTP 3',8-cyclase MoaA; this encodes MLLDTYGRVATDLRVSLTDRCNLRCTYCMPEEGLQWLGKSDLLSDDEIVRLIRIAVTHLGITEVRFTGGEPLLRPGLVGIVERCAALEPRPKMSLTTNGIGLRRTAQALKAAGLDRVNVSLDTLRPEVFKTLTRRDRHKDVIEGMAAAREAGLTPVKVNAVLMPGLNDDEAPDLLAWAVENAYELRFIEQMPLDAQHGWKRDGMITAGDILESLRTRFTLTEEGAAERGSAPAERWVVDGGPATVGVIASVTRPFCGACDRTRLTADGQVRTCLFATEESDLRAALRSGAPDEEIARLWKVAMWGKKAGSGLDDPSFLQPDRPMSAIGG
- the tyrS gene encoding tyrosine--tRNA ligase, yielding MTDIVDELKWRGLFAQSTDEEALRKAFADGPVTFYCGFDPTAASLHVGHLVQVLTVRRLQQAGHRPLALVGGATGQIGDPRPTAERTLNDPETVANWVTRLRTQIEPFLSFEGENAALMVNNLDWTAGLSAIEFLRDIGKHFRVNKMLTKDSVAKRLDSDQGISYTEFSYQLLQGMDFLELYRRYGCVLQQGGSDQWGNLTAGLDLIHRVEPGAVVHALATPLMVKADGTKFGKSESGAVWLDPEMTTPYAFYQFWLNVDDRDISTYMRILSFKSREELEELEAQTAERPQARAAQRALAEELTTLVHGADQCAAVIAASKALFGQGDLAELDEATLAAALSELPHAKVAELGLVVDLLAETGLVASKSAGRRTVKEGGAYVNNAKVSAEDAVPAREDLLHGRWLVLRRGKKNLAAVEVTGA
- a CDS encoding DUF3099 domain-containing protein, encoding MGLAEDVRGRQRRYVISMAIRTLSVIATVLLWDVQRPVAILTLVAGALLPYVAVVIANAGRESTPSLPSHFVPAPVRPALDAGNLKKSSDQS
- a CDS encoding GlsB/YeaQ/YmgE family stress response membrane protein; this encodes MSWLWAIIVGFVLGLIAKAILPGKQHQPLWLTTLMGIIGSVLGNAVAGWIGVADTRGIDWTRHLLQLAGAVLFVFLGEMAYKAMRGGSRQMT